A part of Astatotilapia calliptera chromosome 15, fAstCal1.2, whole genome shotgun sequence genomic DNA contains:
- the rps6kc1 gene encoding ribosomal protein S6 kinase delta-1: MISQRDRGELARFYTVTDPKKHQKGYTVYKVTARIISRKNPEDVQEITVWKRYSDFRKLHQNLWQLHKNACGQSELFPPFAKAKVFGRFDDSVIEERRQCSEDLLQFSANIPALYNSQHIQDFFKGGEVHDGSELIGPAEPFSEFLADTLSDCSSDVQRDISGAEDLTLTSEYGGPSSDSDLTSLAVDTDSLAELDDGMASGHTSPNQPQGGATNISSSCSPRLPSLHVHRTPSPAPVPASSAPNPEVSWPGRAPLFPSSLKKSTGGNLKDVNSDYLDKASELICFAVQKEKEQDYQAAFSYYRSGVDLLLQGVQGEPSATRREAVKKKTAEYLMRAEQISSQYLRSNMGQGSTQTVAFGVQCCSSLNRGGQQSPSEELRAYRVLGVIDKVLLVMDKRTQETFILKGLRKSSDCGRTKTNIMPRSVPHMVQLRKFVVSEDTVFLLLQYAEGGKLWSHIGKYMHNSSPEDSFDIPFIQKSHTTAVRSPQHTMPQLEVDSASCGSVPVADSESVSGLQKEPESLFSPLKSVLPPRLVEQTDSGATSEEECTNSYLTLCNEYEQEKVEPDALQEEEEKSEQEMLSLEVPNATTTTSSRSRSLLSNESLSSPISSQELGFFSELSDKSGNAQDSDQNRGEGQDHNEVFSPLRSPAVPLSLDESKNTPMEFFRIDSKDSASEVMCLELGEQRPSHKQVPFFSTSDLDSGVTEDLPELAQEVKGPGLDLWGLDCSDKASNESVPVISFKEAVVEDEGHPPDLLVNLPVVSGTADSLQEELETSGVCLGLEVTASPQKFIQPDVLQLHTQPEEEEEQPLEQDLSSLCTASATCDTSVASPSPFNSLLDDYSLALGQEASDKMFIHSERQNNDLPLDTGIPDTDSHSEKLEPSARVNTDLVPNSTGSDSVTNGTEACGAVENLLGLDDESSRVISNTGGSEFDKEVSRLFAELDKLSLAASQARIPEEFVRCWAVEMVTALDSLHQEGIICRDLNPNNILLDHQGHVQLTYFCSWSDVEESCDKQAIANMYCAPEVGGIGEETASCDWWSLGAILFELLTGMSLLRCHPAGIGRHTALNIPESVSDEARSLLEQLLQYNPTERLGAGVGGVDDIKSHPFFATVEWPK; encoded by the exons ATGATATCGCAGCGGGACAGAGGAGAACTTGCTCGGTTTTATACTGTTACAGATCCCAAGAAGCACCAGAAAGGCTACACTGTGTACAAAGTCACTGCAAGG ATAATCTCCAGGAAGAATCCAGAGGATGTCCAGGAG ATAACAGTGTGGAAGAGATACAGTGATTTCCGGAAACTCCATCAGAATCTCTGGCAGCTGCACAAGAATGCATGTGGCCAATCAGAGCTGTTTCCTCCCTTTGCTAAGGCCAAGGTCTTTG GTCGTTTTGATGACTCGGTGATTGAGGAAAGAAGACAGTGCTCTGAGGATCTCCTGCAGTTCTCAGCTAATATCCCTGCTCTTTACAATAGCCAGCATATCCAAGATTTCTTCAAG GGTGGTGAGGTCCATGACGGCTCAGAGCTCATTGGACCAGCGGAACCCTTTTCTGAGTTCCTGGCTGACACTCTATCAGACTGTAGCTCTGATG TTCAGAGAGATATCAGTGGGGCAGAAGATTTGACTCTCACATCAGAGTATGGAG GCCCATCCAGTGACAGCGACTTGACCTCCCTTGCGGTGGACACAGACTCTTTGGCTGAGTTGGATGATGGCATGGCCTCAGGTCACACCTCCCCAAACCAGCCACAAGGGGGAGCCACCAACattagcagcagctgcagccctcGCTTGCCCTCCCTGCATGTACATCGCACTCCATCACCTGCCCCGGTCCCTGCCTCCTCAGCCCCTAACCCAGAGGTTAGCTGGCCAGGTCGAGCACCACTCTTCCCCAGCAGTCTGAAAAAATCCACTGGCGGCAACCTTAAGGACGTTAATTCAGACTACTTGGACAAAGCCAGTGAGCTCATTTGTTTTGCTGTCCAAAAGGAGAAGGAACAGGACTACCAGGCAGCTTTTTCATACTATCGCAGTGGAGTTGACTTGCTGCTGCAAGGCGTGCAAG gtgaGCCAAGTGCTACACGGCGAGAGGCCGTGAAAAAGAAGACTGCCGAATATCTGATGCGTGCAGAGCAAATATCTAGTCAGTATCTGAGAAGCAACATGGGTCAAGGGTCAACACAAACAGTG GCCTTTGGGGTACAGTGCTGCTCTTCTTTGAACAGAGGAGGGCAGCAGAGTCCATCTGAGGAGCTGAGAGCTTACAGGGTGTTAGGGGTCATAGATAAG GTTCTTCTGGTCATGGACAAGAGAACACAAGAGACTTTCATCCTGAAA ggTTTGAGGAAAAGCAGTGACTGTGGGCGGACGAAGACGAACATCATGCCTCGCTCTGTGCCCCACATGGTGCAGCTGAGAAAGTTTGTTGTCTCAGAAGACACAGtttttcttctgctgcagtaTGCTGAAG GTGGGAAACTGTGGTCTCACATTGGAAAATACATGCATAACTCCAGCCCAGAGGACAGCTTTGACATCCCTTTCATCCAGAAAAGTCACACAACTGCCGTGCGCTCTCCTCAACATACCATGCCACAGCTGGAAGTAGATTCAGCCAGCTGTGGTTCGGTGCCTGTTGCTGATTCAGAGTCTGTCTCTGGGCTACAGAAGGAACCCGAGAGCCTCTTTTCTCCTCTTAAAAGCGTTCTTCCTCCCAGGCTTGTGGAGCAAACTGACTCTGGAGCCACTTCTGAAGAAGAGTGCACCAACAGCTATTTGACCCTTTGCAATGAGTATGAACAGGAGAAAGTAGAACCGGATGcactgcaggaggaggaagagaagagcgAGCAGGAAATGCTCTCATTAGAGGTACCTAATGCAACGACCACCACATCGTCACGTAGCCGCTCACTTCTCAGCAATGAAAGCCTTTCTTCACCAATCAGTTCTCAGGAGCTTGGCTTCTTCAGTGAGTTGTCTGATAAAAGCGGTAATGCCCAAGACAGCGATCAAAACCGCGGTGAGGGACAGGATCACAATGAAGTCTTTAGTCCTTTACGTTCCCCCGCTGTGCCTCTGTCTTTAGATGAGTCCAAGAACACGCCAATGGAGTTTTTTCGTATTGACAGCAAAGACAGTGCAAGCGAGGTTATGTGCCTTGAACTAGGAGAGCAGCGTCCCTCTCATAAACAAGTACCTTTCTTTTCTACGTCCGACCTGGACTCAGGTGTAACTGAAGATCTTCCAGAGCTGGCtcaggaggtcaaaggtccCGGGTTGGATCTTTGGGGTTTGGACTGTAGTGATAAAGCCTCCAATGAGTCAGTGCCAGTGATCTCATTTAAAGAAGCAGTAGTGGAGGATGAGGGGCATCCACCAGACCTTTTGGTGAACCTCCCTGTAGTGAGCGGGACTGCAGACTCTTTACAGGAGGAATTGGAGACTTCAGGAGTGTGTCTGGGCCTCGAGGTCACGGCCTCTCCTCAAAAGTTCATCCAGCCAGATGTCTTACAGCTTCATACTCAgcctgaggaagaggaggaacagCCACTGGAGCAGGACCTTTCATCTTTATGTACAGCCTCTGCAACTTGTGACACGAGTGTTGCATCTCCATCTCCATTCAACTCGCTTTTGGATGACTACAGTCTGGCATTGGGACAAGAGGCTTCTGACAAAATGTTTATCCACTCTGAACGCCAAAATAATGACCTCCCTCTTGACACAGGCATTCCAGACACTGATTCTCATAGTGAGAAACTAGAGCCCAGTGCAAGAGTAAACACAGACTTGGTTCCAAACAGCACAGGCTCTGACTCGGTCACAAATGGCACAGAGGCCTGTGGAGCGGTTGAGAATTTATTAGGACTTGATGACGAATCATCAAGAGTTATTAGTAATACAGGTGGCAGCGAATTTGATAAAGAAGTATCCCGGCTGTTTGCCGAGCTGGACAAGCTGTCGTTGGCTGCTTCCCAAGCTCGTATCCCGGAGGAGTTTGTACGGTGCTGGGCAGTAGAGATGGTGACAGCCTTGGATTCTCTACACCAAGAAGGGATCATCTGCCGGGACCTAAATCCCAATAACATCCTGCTTGACCACCAag GTCACGTTCAGCTTACCTACTTCTGCAGCTGGAGTGATGTGGAGGAATCCTGTGACAAACAGGCCATTGCCAATATGTACTGTGCGCCAG AGGTGGGAGGTATTGGTGAGGAGACGGCATCGTGTGATTGGTGGAGTTTGGGCGCCATCCTGTTTGAACTCCTGACAGGCATG TCTCTGCTGCGCTGCCATCCAGCAGGAATCGGTCGTCACACAGCGCTCAACATCCCCGAGTCTGTTTCGGATGAGGCCAGATCTCTGCTAGAGCAG CTGCTCCAGTACAACCCGACAGAGAGACTGGGGGCAGGTGTGGGAGGTGTGGACGATATCAAATCCCACCCCTTTTTTGCCACAGTGGAGTGGCCCAAATAG